One genomic segment of Pseudomonas fortuita includes these proteins:
- a CDS encoding ABC transporter permease produces MRLLSLALLALFSHWRRHRVQFFSIFTGLWLATALWTGVQALNSQARSDYARASAVLAGPLQAQLVPRNGERFDQGLYVQLRKQGWPVMPVLEGRLRLPGEPARSVRLLGIDPLSLPPASSIAGVQPQAFDVQAFIGTPGQAWAGPETLRQLGAERGAAVRDSEGQLLPPMVLQPALAPGVIVVDIGHAQRLLHAPGQLSRLLVAGKPGPLPADIAVYLELQPQQDDGGLQRLTESFHLNLTALGLLAFVVGLFIAHAAIGLALEQRRGLIRNLRACGVSLNTLLCALMLELGLFAVLGGLAGVASGYVLAAWLLPDVAASLRGLYGAQVAGSLSLPAWWWLVGVLVSVLGALLAGLGSVLRAARLPLLALAQPQAWRLAQGPWLRRQACIACVLLLLALGCGLLGNRLASAFAMLAGLLLAAALLLPALLDRALALLTPYCRRPLAQWFVADSRQQLPALSLALMALLLALAASVGVGSMTEGFRKTFVGWLDLRLSADLYVSPRDTAQGLEIAQWLGQQSAASVVLPGWRVETQLQGWPVQLQGIVDHPVYLKRWPLLQQQPHAWETLAGGHAVMLSEQLARRLKLQLGDRLALPSEAMTVVGIYADYGNPKGHVLVNASWLRRQWPQATLTGLSVDLPAEQLPVIKAALQQHFALDDSRVVEQASLKRWSTEVFNRTFAATAALNSLTLGVAGVALFINLLTLGQTRLSQLAPLWALGVQRRQLVWLSLGQTLMLSSFTVMLAIPLGVLLAWGLVAVVNVQAFGWRLPLYVFPVQLLQLAALGLFTSLLASAWPLWQLARRHPRELLRPFADEA; encoded by the coding sequence ATGAGGCTTTTGTCGCTGGCCCTGTTGGCGTTGTTCAGCCATTGGCGGCGCCATCGTGTGCAGTTTTTCAGCATCTTCACCGGGCTGTGGCTGGCCACGGCGCTGTGGACGGGCGTGCAGGCGCTGAACAGCCAGGCACGCAGCGATTACGCCCGGGCCAGTGCCGTGCTGGCCGGGCCGCTGCAGGCGCAGCTAGTGCCGCGCAACGGTGAGCGCTTCGACCAAGGGCTTTACGTGCAATTGCGCAAGCAGGGTTGGCCCGTAATGCCCGTGCTGGAAGGGCGCTTGCGTTTGCCTGGGGAGCCCGCGCGCAGCGTGCGCCTGCTGGGCATCGACCCTTTGAGCCTGCCGCCAGCCAGCAGCATTGCCGGTGTCCAGCCGCAAGCATTCGATGTGCAGGCGTTCATCGGCACGCCCGGGCAAGCGTGGGCCGGGCCAGAGACCTTGCGGCAACTGGGCGCAGAGCGTGGGGCAGCGGTGCGCGACAGCGAAGGGCAACTGTTGCCACCCATGGTCCTGCAGCCTGCATTGGCGCCCGGCGTGATCGTGGTCGATATCGGCCATGCCCAGCGGTTGCTGCACGCGCCTGGGCAGTTGTCGCGATTGCTGGTGGCCGGCAAGCCAGGGCCGCTGCCTGCTGATATTGCGGTTTACCTCGAACTGCAACCGCAACAGGACGACGGCGGGTTGCAGCGGCTGACTGAGAGCTTTCACCTCAACCTGACTGCTCTCGGCCTGCTGGCGTTCGTCGTAGGCCTGTTTATCGCCCATGCCGCAATCGGTCTGGCGCTAGAACAGCGGCGTGGATTGATCCGCAATCTGCGCGCCTGTGGCGTCAGCTTGAACACCCTGCTGTGCGCCTTGATGCTGGAGCTGGGACTGTTCGCCGTCCTGGGCGGGCTGGCCGGCGTGGCCAGCGGGTATGTGCTGGCGGCGTGGTTATTGCCCGATGTGGCAGCCAGTTTGCGCGGCCTGTACGGCGCCCAGGTTGCCGGTTCCCTGAGCCTGCCCGCGTGGTGGTGGCTGGTGGGGGTGCTTGTGAGCGTGCTGGGGGCATTGCTGGCAGGGCTGGGCAGCGTGTTGCGTGCTGCCCGGTTGCCATTACTGGCGTTGGCGCAGCCTCAGGCCTGGCGGCTGGCGCAGGGGCCATGGTTGAGGCGCCAGGCTTGCATAGCGTGCGTTCTGTTGCTGCTGGCCTTGGGCTGCGGCCTGCTGGGTAACCGCCTGGCCAGCGCGTTTGCCATGCTGGCTGGGTTGTTGCTGGCGGCGGCGCTGTTGTTGCCGGCCTTGCTCGACCGGGCTCTGGCCTTGCTGACGCCGTATTGCCGGCGACCTTTGGCGCAATGGTTCGTCGCCGATAGCCGCCAGCAACTGCCGGCACTGAGTTTGGCGCTGATGGCACTGTTGCTCGCGTTGGCTGCCAGTGTCGGCGTGGGCAGCATGACCGAAGGCTTTCGCAAGACTTTTGTCGGCTGGCTGGACCTGCGCCTGTCTGCCGACCTGTACGTCAGCCCTCGGGATACCGCCCAAGGTCTGGAAATTGCGCAATGGCTAGGGCAGCAATCGGCAGCCAGTGTGGTGCTGCCCGGCTGGCGTGTAGAAACGCAGTTGCAGGGCTGGCCAGTGCAGCTTCAGGGCATCGTCGATCACCCGGTCTACCTCAAGCGTTGGCCGTTGCTGCAGCAGCAGCCTCACGCCTGGGAAACGTTGGCCGGCGGGCATGCGGTAATGCTCAGCGAACAGCTGGCCAGGCGCCTGAAGCTGCAACTGGGCGATCGCCTGGCGCTGCCTTCAGAGGCCATGACGGTGGTGGGGATCTATGCCGATTACGGTAACCCCAAGGGGCACGTACTGGTCAATGCCAGCTGGTTGCGCAGGCAATGGCCGCAGGCAACGCTGACCGGGTTGAGCGTTGATCTGCCCGCTGAACAATTGCCCGTCATCAAGGCAGCGTTGCAGCAGCACTTCGCCTTGGACGACAGCCGCGTGGTGGAGCAGGCAAGCCTGAAACGCTGGTCCACCGAAGTGTTCAACCGCACCTTCGCCGCCACCGCCGCGCTCAACAGCCTCACGCTTGGCGTGGCCGGCGTGGCGCTGTTCATCAACTTGCTGACGTTGGGCCAGACGCGGCTGAGCCAGCTGGCCCCCCTGTGGGCACTGGGTGTGCAGCGCAGGCAACTGGTGTGGCTGAGCTTGGGGCAGACCCTGATGCTGAGCAGTTTCACGGTAATGCTGGCAATCCCGTTGGGGGTGTTGCTGGCCTGGGGCCTGGTGGCGGTGGTCAACGTGCAGGCGTTCGGCTGGCGCCTGCCGCTTTATGTTTTCCCCGTGCAGTTGCTGCAACTGGCCGCGCTGGGTTTGTTCACCAGCCTGTTGGCCAGCGCCTGGCCGCTGTGGCAACTGGCGCGCCGCCATCCCCGCGAATTGTTGAGGCCGTTTGCCGATGAAGCGTAA
- a CDS encoding ABC transporter ATP-binding protein, whose translation MLAIEQLHKSFLTPQGPLPVLQGVDLRLARGSSLALMGESGSGKSTLLHLIAGLDRADSGRILIDDVPLDGRSEASLAQWRRQGIGLVFQQYNLISSLDVAANLAFQARLAGRHDPQWVAYLAEQLGLAGLLARYPEQLSGGQQQRVAIGRALAGRPAWLLADEPTGSLDEASSDEVLSLLLELVAEAGSGVLMVTHSPRLAARLQRRCQLQAGRVQPELG comes from the coding sequence ATGCTCGCCATCGAACAGCTCCACAAATCATTCCTCACCCCCCAAGGCCCGCTCCCTGTTCTGCAGGGTGTGGACCTGCGCCTGGCACGCGGCAGCAGCCTGGCGCTGATGGGCGAGTCGGGCAGCGGCAAGAGCACGTTGCTGCACCTGATTGCCGGCCTGGACCGTGCCGACAGCGGCCGTATCCTGATCGATGACGTCCCGCTCGACGGCCGTTCGGAGGCGTCGCTGGCGCAGTGGAGACGGCAGGGGATTGGGCTGGTGTTCCAGCAATACAACCTGATCAGCAGCCTGGACGTGGCGGCGAACCTGGCCTTTCAGGCCAGGCTGGCGGGCAGGCATGACCCACAATGGGTGGCTTACCTGGCAGAGCAGTTGGGCTTGGCAGGTTTGCTGGCGCGCTACCCAGAGCAGTTGTCCGGTGGCCAGCAGCAACGGGTCGCCATCGGCCGCGCGCTGGCTGGGCGCCCGGCCTGGCTTTTGGCTGACGAACCCACCGGCAGCCTTGACGAAGCCAGCAGCGATGAGGTGCTGAGCCTGTTGCTGGAACTGGTCGCAGAGGCCGGCAGCGGTGTGTTGATGGTGACCCACAGCCCCCGGCTGGCGGCACGCTTGCAGCGGCGTTGCCAGCTGCAGGCCGGCCGCGTTCAGCCAGAGTTGGGATGA
- a CDS encoding aromatic ring-hydroxylating oxygenase subunit alpha, with product MYPKNTWYVACTPDEIATKPLGRQICGEKIVFYRAKENQVAAVEDFCPHRGAPLSLGYVEDGNLVCGYHGLVMGCDGKTVSMPGQRVRGFPCNKTFAAVERYGFIWVWPGDQAQADPALIPHLEWAVNDEWAYGGGLFHIGCDYRLMIDNLMDLTHETYVHASSIGQKEIDEAPPVTTVTGDEVVTARHMENIMAPPFWRMALRGNGLADDVPVDRWQICRFTPPSHVLIEVGVAHAGKGGYHAEAQHKASSIVVDFITPETDTSIWYFWGMARNFAAHDQTLTDNIREGQGKIFSEDLEMLERQQQNLLAHPERNLLKLNIDAGGVQSRKVLERIIAKERAPQPQLIATSATPA from the coding sequence ATGTACCCCAAAAACACCTGGTACGTCGCCTGCACCCCCGACGAGATAGCCACCAAGCCCCTGGGTCGACAGATCTGCGGCGAAAAGATCGTGTTCTACCGCGCCAAGGAGAACCAAGTGGCCGCTGTCGAGGACTTCTGCCCCCACCGCGGCGCGCCGTTGTCGCTGGGCTATGTCGAGGACGGCAACCTGGTGTGCGGCTACCACGGCCTGGTCATGGGCTGCGACGGCAAGACTGTGTCGATGCCGGGCCAGCGGGTGCGTGGCTTCCCTTGCAACAAGACCTTTGCGGCCGTCGAGCGCTACGGCTTTATCTGGGTCTGGCCCGGCGACCAGGCGCAGGCCGACCCGGCGCTGATCCCGCATCTGGAATGGGCGGTGAATGATGAGTGGGCTTACGGCGGCGGGCTGTTCCACATCGGTTGCGACTACCGGCTGATGATCGACAATCTGATGGACCTCACCCACGAAACCTATGTGCATGCCTCCAGCATCGGCCAGAAGGAAATCGACGAGGCCCCGCCAGTCACCACCGTCACAGGAGACGAGGTGGTCACCGCCCGGCATATGGAAAACATCATGGCCCCGCCCTTCTGGCGCATGGCCCTGCGTGGCAACGGCCTGGCCGACGATGTGCCGGTGGATCGCTGGCAGATCTGCCGCTTCACCCCGCCCAGCCATGTGCTGATCGAAGTGGGCGTAGCCCATGCCGGCAAGGGTGGCTACCACGCCGAAGCGCAGCACAAGGCGTCGAGCATCGTGGTCGATTTCATCACCCCGGAAACCGATACCTCAATCTGGTACTTCTGGGGCATGGCGCGCAACTTCGCCGCGCACGACCAGACCCTGACCGACAACATTCGTGAGGGCCAGGGCAAGATTTTCAGCGAAGACCTGGAGATGCTCGAGCGCCAGCAACAGAACCTGCTGGCCCACCCCGAGCGCAACCTGCTGAAGCTGAACATCGATGCTGGCGGCGTGCAGTCGCGCAAGGTGCTGGAGCGGATTATCGCCAAAGAACGTGCGCCGCAGCCGCAACTGATCGCCACCAGCGCCACCCCTGCCTGA
- a CDS encoding PDR/VanB family oxidoreductase, which translates to MIDAVVVSRNDEAQGICSFELAAADGSLLPAFSAGAHIDVHLPDGLVRQYSLCNHPEERHRYLIGVLNDPASRGGSRSLHEQVQAGARLRISAPRNLFPLAEGARRSLLFAGGIGITPILCMAEQLSHSGHPFELHYCARSSERAAFVERIRNAPFADRLVVHFDEQPETALDIAQVLGNPQDDVHLYVCGPGGFMQHVLASAKGLGWQEANLHREYFAAAPVDASNDGSFSVQVSSTGQVFEVPADQTVVQVLEQHGIEIAMSCEQGICGTCLTRVLQGTPDHRDMFLTEEEQALNDQFTPCCSRSKSPLLVLDI; encoded by the coding sequence ATGATCGATGCCGTAGTGGTATCCCGTAACGATGAAGCGCAGGGTATCTGCAGTTTCGAGTTGGCGGCGGCGGATGGCAGCCTGCTGCCGGCGTTCAGCGCCGGCGCGCATATCGACGTGCATTTGCCTGATGGGCTCGTGCGCCAGTATTCGCTGTGCAACCACCCCGAAGAACGCCACCGTTATCTGATTGGCGTCCTCAACGACCCGGCTTCGCGGGGCGGCTCACGCAGCTTGCATGAGCAGGTGCAGGCCGGCGCCCGGCTGCGCATCAGCGCGCCGCGCAACCTGTTCCCGCTGGCCGAGGGTGCGCGGCGCAGCCTTTTGTTTGCCGGTGGCATCGGCATTACCCCGATCCTGTGCATGGCTGAGCAGTTGTCCCACAGCGGCCACCCGTTCGAGCTGCACTACTGCGCCCGCTCCAGCGAGCGTGCGGCCTTTGTCGAGCGCATTCGCAACGCGCCATTCGCTGATCGCCTGGTCGTGCACTTTGACGAGCAACCGGAAACCGCACTGGATATCGCTCAGGTGCTGGGCAACCCGCAAGACGATGTGCACCTGTATGTATGCGGGCCCGGCGGGTTCATGCAGCATGTGCTGGCCAGCGCCAAGGGGCTGGGCTGGCAGGAGGCCAACCTGCACCGCGAGTACTTTGCCGCAGCGCCCGTGGATGCCAGCAACGACGGTAGTTTTTCGGTGCAGGTGAGCAGCACGGGGCAAGTGTTCGAGGTGCCAGCCGACCAGACCGTGGTGCAGGTGCTGGAACAGCACGGTATCGAGATCGCCATGTCATGCGAGCAGGGTATTTGCGGCACCTGCCTGACGCGGGTGCTGCAAGGCACGCCGGACCATCGCGACATGTTCCTCACCGAAGAGGAGCAGGCGCTGAACGATCAGTTCACGCCCTGCTGCTCGCGCTCGAAGTCGCCGCTGCTGGTGCTGGATATCTGA
- a CDS encoding GntR family transcriptional regulator, translating into MSKPGQMVLVALRKMIASGELAAGERLMEVPTAELFGVSRMPVRMAFRTLEQEGLLVRFGGRGFQVRSVSADDIAGAVEVRGVLEGLAARQAAERGLSAQARAALQQCLVEGDQLFDKGFVTEEDLQAYHDLNMRFHQVIIEASHNPAIADALARNDHLPFASVTALAVDRHDLAREYRRFNFAHMQHHAVFDALTNRQGARAEAIMREHANATLRYAETFGGATADASMKVILPLS; encoded by the coding sequence ATGAGCAAACCCGGTCAAATGGTGCTGGTTGCGCTGCGCAAGATGATCGCCTCGGGCGAGCTGGCGGCCGGCGAGCGCTTGATGGAAGTCCCCACTGCCGAACTGTTCGGCGTCTCCCGCATGCCGGTGCGCATGGCGTTTCGTACCCTCGAGCAGGAAGGCCTGCTGGTGCGTTTTGGCGGCCGGGGTTTTCAGGTGCGCTCGGTCAGCGCCGATGACATCGCAGGTGCGGTGGAGGTCCGCGGCGTGCTGGAGGGGTTGGCCGCTCGCCAGGCTGCAGAGCGTGGCTTGTCGGCGCAAGCGCGCGCGGCGCTGCAACAGTGCCTGGTCGAGGGCGATCAGTTGTTCGACAAGGGCTTCGTCACCGAAGAGGACCTGCAGGCCTATCACGACCTGAACATGCGCTTTCACCAGGTGATCATCGAAGCCAGCCACAACCCGGCCATCGCCGATGCCCTGGCACGCAACGACCACCTGCCGTTCGCCTCGGTCACCGCACTGGCCGTGGACCGCCATGACCTGGCCCGCGAGTACCGGCGCTTCAACTTCGCCCATATGCAGCACCACGCGGTGTTCGACGCCCTGACCAACCGTCAGGGTGCCCGCGCCGAAGCGATCATGCGCGAGCACGCCAATGCCACTTTGCGCTACGCCGAGACCTTTGGCGGCGCAACGGCGGACGCGAGCATGAAAGTCATCCTGCCCTTGTCGTAA